A section of the Pochonia chlamydosporia 170 chromosome 2, whole genome shotgun sequence genome encodes:
- a CDS encoding alpha/beta hydrolase fold protein (similar to Metarhizium acridum CQMa 102 XP_007814130.1), which produces MNPPFSTAEKILLLIRLTCLTPWTLTFYIFRAIIISLYKGLPLWHFIHCAFIKVILRTFTGRQMQYLSASTRNTYETWVRRKLARSHGDPAARERLNVEIEPLIDQRSALLWLGNRRKAKKVVLFFHGGGYVAPMLPGHVEWCWRAYVSAGVESDTETAVAILEYTLCPEAQYPIQLRQAVDALTHLLESGIRPRDIVFGGDSAGGNLAAQLLGHLCDPIPLIPIIMLDEPLGGMFLVSPWLSNKRTDESFTQNGWIDMLSAETVSKSNIYYLGLSAVTDNPAESQKVAFPIDRDLTYMRRMSTMVKRVYITTGVEEVFRDQAIRYASEVQQANPHLKVKFDLLKKMAHDFILLEGEDQTTGKCMLAMQSWYKELIADA; this is translated from the exons ATGAATCCACCTTTTAGTACAGCCGAAAAGATCCTGCTTCTCATCCGCCTCACATGCCTAA CACCATGGACTCTGACCTTCTACATCTTCCGCGCCATCATTATCTCACTATATAAAGGATTACCGCTATGGCACTTCATTCACTGTGCCTTTATAAAGGTCATTCTGCGCACATTTACGGGTCGCCAGATGCAATACCTCTCGGCGTCTACTAGAAACACATACGAAACCTGGGTTCGGCGCAAGTTGGCCAGATCACACGGCGACCCAGCTGCGCGAGAGAGACTAAACGTGGAAATCGAGCCACTAATTGACCAAAGATCGGCTTTACTCTGGTTGGGAAATCGGCGAAAGGCGAAAAAAGTCGTGCTTTTCTTCCACGGAGGCGGTTATGTGGCTCCAATGCTTCCTGGACATGTAGAATGGTGTTGGCGCGCGTACGTCAGCGCCGGCGTCGAATCTGATACAGAAACAGCGGTCGCGATATTAGAGTACACTCTTTGTCCGGAGGCACAGTACCCGATTCAGCTGCGCCAAGCAGTTGATGCCCTCACTCACCTACTAGAGTCTGGCATTCGTCCACGAGATattgtgtttggtggtgaCTCTGCAGGCGGAAACCTAGCAGCTCAACTCCTAGGTCACTTGTGTGACCCTATCCCTCTTATCCCGATAATCATGCTGGATGAGCCTCTGGGAGGCATGTTCTTGGTGTCGCCCTGGTTGAGCAACAAGAGGACAGACGAGTCATTTacacaaaatggctggaTCGACATGTTGTCTGCTGAGACGgtgtcaaagtcaaacatTTACTACCTGGGACTAAGTGCCGTTACTGATAATCCTGCGGAGTCTCAGAAAGTTGCGTTCCCGATAGACAGGGATTTGACGTATATGCGTCGTATGTCGACGATGGTAAAGAGGGTGTACATTACGACGGGGGTGGAGGAAGTGTTTCGCGACCAGGCCATACGGTACGCATCAGAGGTTCAGCAGGCAAATCCTCACTTGAAGGTGAAGTTTGACCTTTTGAAGAAAATGGCACACGACTTTATTCTACTGGAGGGCGAGGATCAGACCACTGGGAAATGTATGCTGGCGATGCAGAGTTGGTACAAGGAGCTTATAGCAGACGCGTGA
- a CDS encoding prolyl aminopeptidase (secreted protein) (similar to Metarhizium robertsii ARSEF 23 XP_007817523.1), producing the protein MRATYFYFPFLGLAAALQAANFDISPAEAAQHGCNDTCLQTYHMTQAMDEEEFRTNFDYEFYQTASNFSGSSPGDLLKLEPLDPTTMNTSSGTTVYRMQYTSKDLDGSPVPVTGFIAFPYTMKKWKADPLPSGPDVFRLVAWAHGTSGLYSGCAPSNGPTLYEGAWQALVDHGYAVVGTDYAGIGNNYTTHKFLSFSAQATDVYYSVVAAKKVYGHVLSLEWASIGHSQGGGVVWKLAEDKRIQAQKAGYLGTVALSPATYVVDMFLKRFDQYPVPGLVTVLPESIRRAIPSYNSTFLARPAQRRYELAEKAKVCFASRLGLTMDLTHEQVVDRAALERDMPMLEEWQSKEAPVRGEKSSSPILVMQGGSDDLVLPDLAKDVWMKSCGSGNEVHLVYYPGVGHTPLVQASQLDWMDWIDGLFDKGNTTQNLTCSFAIRRPFNLEHMRSPIG; encoded by the coding sequence ATGAGAGCAACGTACTTTTATTTTCCGTTTCTCGGCCTCGCGGCTGCTCTTCAGGCTGCCAACTTCGATATCAGTCCAGCTGAAGCtgcccaacatggctgcaACGACACCTGCCTTCAAACCTACCACATGACACAGGCAATGGACGAAGAGGAATTCCGCACAAATTTTGACTACGAGTTCTATCAGACAGCCAGCAACTTCTCAGGGTCATCGCCGGGAGACCTTCTGAAACTGGAACCTCTCGACCCAACGACAATGAACACCTCATCCGGCACCACTGTGTACCGAATGCAGTACACGTCCAAGGATCTAGATGGATCCCCTGTCCCCGTAACAGGTTTCATTGCCTTTCCGTACACTAtgaagaaatggaaggcCGATCCATTGCCATCTGGCCCAGACGTCTTCCGCCTTGTGGCCTGGGCACATGGCACAAGTGGTCTTTATTCAGGATGCGCTCCATCCAACGGACCGACTCTTTATGAAGGAGCTTGGCAGGCGCTGGTTGATCATGGCTACGCTGTTGTTGGGACAGACTATGCCGGCATTGGGAATAATTACACAACACACAAGTTTCTCAGCTTTTCTGCACAGGCAACGGATGTGTATTACTCTGTGGTCGCTGCGAAGAAGGTATATGGGCATGTCCTTTCTCTCGAATGGGCTAGTATTGGTCATTCTcaaggtggtggtgtggtcTGGAAACTAGCCGAGGATAAGAGGATTCAAGCTCAAAAAGCAGGATACTTGGGCACCGTTGCATTATCGCCTGCAACTTACGTGGTAGACATGTTCCTGAAAAGGTTTGATCAATATCCCGTTCCTGGTCTCGTCACCGTTCTCCCCGAGTCCATACGGCGGGCCATTCCCTCATATAATAGTACGTTCCTGGCTAGACCGGCACAGCGTCGATATGAGCTGgcagaaaaggcaaaggtTTGTTTTGCTAGCAGGTTAGGGTTGACAATGGACTTGACTCATGAACAAGTTGTTGATCGTGCCGCACTTGAGCGAGACATGCCCATGTTGGAAGAGTGGCAGAGCAAAGAGGCCCCAGTCAGAGGAGAAAAGTCCTCGTCTCCAATTCTAGTTATGCAGGGGGGCAGTGATGACCTTGTACTGCCAGATTTGGCGAAGGATGTGTGGATGAAGTCTTGTGGCAGTGGCAACGAGGTTCACTTAGTGTACTATCCTGGGGTTGGGCACACGCCTCTTGTTCAGGCATCACAGCTCGATTGGATGGATTGGATTGATGgtttgtttgacaagggAAATACGACGCAGAATCTGACTTGCTCGTTTGCGATTCGGCGACCCTTTAATCTGGAGCACATGCGCTCCCCGATAGGATAA
- a CDS encoding WW domain-containing protein, producing the protein MSFMGRINSQMQQFGIGKKENGPSQYSQPQGYPYSQPQQYAQPQQYYQQPPPQQNYGYSVPNTAAPATQPIAPVSPEPAPTPLPTYQTVPQPNQPTLPSGWTTLFDSQQQKWYYVEQKTCRTQWEVPTAESVPPPAAPAPPAGPVDSQVTKGIDGPPNYDNAAGAWQSPAPYPPPGQGGYPPAPGQAQPYPETADTKAAAGKEKKGMSGKNGMLLGAAGGVAAGVAGAALVNKVKNKEHNQESYYDGYAQGHAEGVEDYDSD; encoded by the exons ATGTCGTTCATGGGCCGTATAAATAGCCAAATGCAACAATTTGGAATTggcaagaaagaaaatggGCCATCGCAATACTCACAGCCGCAAGGATATCCGTATTCCCAACCACAGCAATATGCGCAACCGCAACAATACTatcaacaaccaccac CCCAACAAAACTACGGCTATTCTGTGCCCAATACTGCCGCACCAGCAACCCAACCCATTGCACCGGTCTCACCTGAGCCGGCTCCAACCCCATTGCCAACGTATCAGACAGTACCGCAACCAAACCAACCGACCTTACCGTCCGGATGGACAACACTCTTTGATAGTCAGCAGCAGAAATGGTACTACGTAGAGCAGAAAACATGCCGGACCCAGTGGGAAGTGCCTACTGCTGAATCAGTACCTCCTCCGGCTGCACCGGCTCCTCCAGCAGGACCTGTTGATTCCCAAGTAACCAAGGGGATCGACGGCCCTCCTAATTACGATAATGCAGCGGGTGCCTGGCAGTCTCCTGCGCCATACCCTCCTCCTGGACAAGGTGGCTATCCGCCAGCACCGGGCCAGGCCCAGCCGTATCCAGAGACGGCAGacaccaaggctgctgctgggaaggagaagaagggcatgAGTGGCAAGAACGGCATGTTGCTCGGCGCTGCTGGaggtgttgctgctggcgtGGCCGGCGCTGCTTTGGTaaacaaggtcaagaacaaggaacatAATCAGGAGAGTTACTATGACGGCTATGCCCAGGGTCACGCCGAAGGGGTTGAGGACTATGATAGTGATTAA
- a CDS encoding ferric-chelate reductase (similar to Neosartorya fischeri NRRL 181 XP_001258521.1) yields MLLEPRHIQNHSEGGDTQAHWGYPDRIVPCKNDAGSCAYLDVVYLAHDLGMLYMGILWATILGILLIWAILRRASRPAIQGTLQNSRSDEGIFNKLRKTAAAISRRFLLPDANHFLFGRTTRFQVVILALLSGYLFVWSFLGIAYNTWVTPVKNMPGVYNTRTSLGPWSDRVGVIAYALTPLSVLLSSRESLLSLLTGVPYQSFNFLHRWLGYIIVVQSLLHTIGWLIIQLNLYQPQPKVSLEWIVQPYIIWGIVAMILLLIMFVLSTPWGIRATGYEFFRKAHYVLAMVYIGACWAHWNKLECFLVPAFILWGIDRGARFVRTGLLHYHPSSMYAGFRPVEASITRFPDVEHGDVLRLDLENAQDTWNIGQHFYLCFTESSIWQSHPFTPLNAPVVEKGLVKHSYIMRAKSGETRKLAELAMKKSIAANSTGVTTGVLLTGGYGEDLLEKIDRTTNIVCIAGGTGITFVLPILLHLARHKSPSDRRIELIWAMRHSRNVDWVKDEMAVLRRAQKELNLTISLFATRDTADSGKEDKHDKPQDADVVSSSSDDICPCDDKAACAPGISVDKIGDGKDDDSRHPSLHKMVAEFVEGTVSGRTVVFTSGPGGMITDLRNIVASLNAPGKVWARQDRFDVELVCDDRLEW; encoded by the coding sequence ATGTTGTTGGAGCCACGACATATTCAGAACCACTCTGAGGGTGGTGACACCCAGGCGCATTGGGGGTATCCCGACCGCATCGTCCCTTGCAAAAATGATGCTGGCTCGTGCGCCTACCTGGATGTTGTGTATCTTGCACATGATCTGGGGATGTTGTATATGGGTATATTGTGGGCGACGATACTGGGCATTCTCCTTATATGGGCTATACTCAGGAGAGCAAGCCGTCCAGCTATACAGGGAACACTTCAAAACTCCAGGTCAGACGAAGGCATATTCAACAAGTTGAGGAAAACAGCTGCTGCCATCTCACGACGGTTCTTGTTACCGGACGCCAATCATTTTCTGTTCGGTCGCACGACGAGGTTCCAGGTCGTGATTCTGGCTCTCCTTTCCGGATACCTCTTTGTATGGAGTTTCCTAGGCATCGCATACAACACATGGGTCACGCCAGTCAAAAACATGCCCGGCGTATACAACACAAGGACGAGTTTAGGACCTTGGTCCGATCGAGTTGGCGTAATCGCCTACGCACTCACTCCGCTGTCTGTCCTCCTCAGCAGCCGAGAATCTTTACTATCCCTCCTCACAGGCGTACCCTACCAGAGCTTCAACTTCCTACACAGATGGCTAGGCTACATCATTGTCGTCCAGTCTCTTCTCCACACAATTGGATGGctcatcatccagctcaaCCTGTACCAGCCGCAACCAAAAGTAAGTCTGGAGTGGATTGTCCAGCCGTACATCATTTGGGGAATAGTAGCCATGATCCTGTTGCTCATCATGTTCGTTCTATCTACGCCCTGGGGAATCAGAGCCACGGGATACGAATTCTTCCGCAAGGCACACTACGTATTGGCCATGGTATACATTGGAGCTTGCTGGGCGCACTGGAATAAGTTGGAGTGCTTCCTCGTTCCGGCTTTTATTCTTTGGGGAATCGACCGTGGTGCGAGGTTTGTGAGAACTGGACTGTTGCATTATCACCCTTCCTCGATGTATGCCGGCTTTCGACCTGTTGAAGCGTCAATTACACGATTTCCTGACGTTGAACACGGTGATGTCTTGCGGTTAGATTTGGAGAATGCACAGGATACGTGGAATATTGGCCAGCACTTCTATTTGTGCTTTACGGAGTCGAGTATCTGGCAATCTCACCCGTTTACGCCTCTGAACGCGCCCGTCGTGGAAAAAGGACTCGTCAAGCATTCTTACATCATGAGGGCAAAGTCTGGTGAGACGAGGAAACTGGCCGAGCTGGCAATGAAGAAGTCTatcgccgccaacagcaccggCGTCACAACGGGTGTCCTTCTCACAGGCGGTTACGGAGAAGATCTGCTAGAAAAGATTGACAGAACTACAAATATCGTATGTATTGCTGGTGGAACAGGCATCACTTTCGTGCTTCCTATCCTGCTGCATCTCGCGCGCCACAAATCCCCATCAGATCGCAGGATCGAACTCATCTGGGCGATGAGGCACTCCCGCAACGTCGATTGGGTCAAGGATGAGATGGCCGTCTTGCGGCGAGCCCAAAAAGAGCTGAATTTGACGATTTCGCTATTTGCTACGAGGGACACTGCAGACAGTGGGAAGGAAGACAAACATGACAAGCCGCAAGATGCGGACGTTGTATCATCCTCATCAGACGACATTTGCCCTtgcgacgacaaggccgcTTGTGCACCGGGTATTTCGGTTGATAAGATTGGCGATGGAAAAGATGATGATAGTCGGCATCCGAGTTTACATAAGATGGTTGCTGAGTTTGTTGAAGGGACAGTATCAGGAAGGACTGTTGTGTTCACAAGTGGACCAGGAGGCATGATTACAGATCTGAGGAACATAGTTGCTAGCTTGAATGCGCCAGGGAAAGTATGGGCAAGGCAGGACAgatttgatgttgaattAGTCTGTGACGACAGGCTGGAATGGTAG
- a CDS encoding metallophosphoesterase (similar to Laccaria bicolor S238N-H82 XP_001884605.1) — protein MRVSFVLVAALRGATALLSPRGADAAGQIRLAYHGTNGMTVSWNTFEHVKAPSVKWGLSKNKLVHTASSNVSVTYPTSTTYNSHVLISGLKSDTTYYYLPSPLPQGDGVKPYSFTTARSAGDTDAFSVAVVVDLGTMGRLGLTTSAGKGVSKSNILKPGEKNTIDSLATTRPTYDFIWHPGDIAYADYWLKEEIQGFLPNTSIKDGHNVYETILNDFYDEMAAVTETKPYMVGPGNHEANCDNGGTTDKSKNITYDVSICSPGQTNFTGYKNHFRMPSDVSGGTGNFWYSWENGMVHFIQLDTETDLGHGYTGPDEIGGTEKEGASPVNATMNAQATWLEDDLASVDRKKTPWVVVAGHRPWYLSKKNVTGTICWSCKDVFEPLFLKYNVDLVLTGHAHVYERLSPLATGKIDPNELNNPKAPWYITNGAAGHYDGLDTFDEPKQKYSRFGLDANNATYGWSRLTFHNCSHLTHEFVASNNNSVLDTATLYKARACRPGGGDGNGNGTTHHNGTATGTASRTPTGPTVVPTGGSGTGPATGSATGSATSPPLHTPSTADASAVGSVSVLTLLGLMVGVWRM, from the coding sequence ATGAGGGTTAGCTTTGTTTTGGTGGCTGCTCTTCGAGGAGCTACAGCTCTTCTGAGCCCTCGCGGCGCTGACGCTGCTGGCCAGATCCGCCTTGCATATCACGGAACTAATGGAATGACTGTCAGCTGGAATACTTTTGAGCATGTCAAAGCACCTTCAGTAAAATGGGGATTGTCGAAGAACAAGCTGGTGCACACTGCGTCATCAAACGTTTCAGTCACTTATCCCACATCAACAACTTACAACAGCCACGTTTTGATTAGTGGATTGAAGTCCGACACAACTTACTATTATCTGCCGTCCCCTTTGCCCCAGGGCGACGGTGTCAAGCCGTACTCGTTTACGACCGCTCGCTCTGCTGGCGACACCGATGCCTTCTCTGTTGCCGTTGTCGTTGATCTCGGCACCATGGGCCGCCTGGGTCTCACCACATCAGCAGGCAAGGGCGTATCAAAAAGCAACATTTTAAAACCCGGAGAGAAGAACACAATTGATTCACTGGCTACAACAAGACCTACATATGATTTCATCTGGCACCCTGGCGATATCGCCTATGCAGACTACTGGTTGAAGGAGGAAATTCAGGGATTCTTGCCCAACACTAGCATCAAAGACGGCCACAATGTATACGAAACTATTCTCAATGACTTCTATGACGAAATGGCCGCCGTGACTGAGACCAAACCCTACATGGTTGGACCTGGAAACCACGAAGCAAACTGCGACAATGGCGGGACGACTGACAAGTCCAAGAACATCACATATGACGTGAGCATCTGCTCACCAGGACAGACCAACTTCACCGGATATAAGAACCACTTCCGAATGCCGAGTGACGTGTCTGGAGGAACTGGAAACTTCTGGTACAGTTGGGAGAATGGAATGGTGCACTTTATCCAGCTTGATACGGAAACTGACCTGGGCCACGGCTACACTGGGCCAGATGAGATTGGCGGCACGGAGAAAGAAGGCGCCAGTCCAGTCAACGCCACGATGAATGCCCAAGCTACCTGGCTCGAAGACGATCTCGCATCTGTTGATCGCAAGAAAACGCCTtgggttgttgttgccggCCATCGCCCGTGGTATTTGAGTAAGAAGAATGTCACTGGCACAATTTGCTGGTCTTGCAAAGATGTGTTTGAgcctctcttcctcaaaTATAATGTCGATCTTGTACTGACTGGCCATGCTCACGTTTATGAGCGTCTAAGCCCCTTGGCTACTGGCAAGATTGACCCCAATGAGCTAAACAACCCTAAGGCTCCCTGGTACATTACCAACGGAGCCGCCGGCCATTACGATGGTCTTGACACGTTTGATGAGCCGAAGCAGAAGTATAGTCGCTTTGGGCTGGATGCTAACAATGCTACCTACGGATGGAGTCGATTGACATTCCACAATTGCTCACACTTGACGCACGAGTTTGTCGCTAGCAATAACAACTCTGTGTTGGATACGGCTACTTTGTACAAGGCTCGGGCTTGTCGGCCTGGTGGTGGAGACGGTAATGGAAATGGAACTACGCATCATAATGGTACTGCGACTGGTACTGCTTCTCGCACGCCGACTGGACCGACGGTGGTTCCAACTGGAGGCTCTGGAACTGGTCCAGCGACTGGATCAGCGACTGGCTCAGCCACGTCGCCCCCTTTGCACACTCCGAGTACTGCGGATGCGAGTGCGGTTGGGTCGGTGTCTGTTTTGACCTTGTTGGGCTTGAtggttggagtttggcggATGTAA